A single window of Ralstonia sp. RRA DNA harbors:
- a CDS encoding lytic transglycosylase domain-containing protein yields the protein MSGSRLRVRDVSGAKRLFAFFALLLALASLARADCLDDAANYYRLDPTLVRAIAWHESGMRPLAVNRNSNGSVDVGLMQINSSWFPTLARVGIAPEHLWNPCVNAYVGAWILSSNIARLGPNWKAVGAYNATSPDKQLRYANQIYARWQALQRAGASH from the coding sequence ATGAGCGGATCACGACTCCGAGTGCGAGACGTGAGCGGTGCGAAAAGGCTGTTCGCTTTTTTCGCACTTCTGCTGGCTCTTGCCAGTTTAGCGCGGGCGGATTGTCTCGACGACGCGGCCAATTACTACCGGCTCGATCCGACGCTCGTTCGCGCCATCGCGTGGCACGAGTCCGGCATGCGGCCGCTTGCTGTCAATCGCAACTCTAACGGCAGTGTTGACGTTGGCCTCATGCAGATCAACTCCTCCTGGTTTCCGACGCTGGCGCGTGTGGGCATTGCCCCTGAGCACTTGTGGAATCCCTGTGTTAACGCCTACGTCGGGGCGTGGATTCTGAGCTCGAACATCGCGCGCCTGGGGCCGAACTGGAAAGCCGTCGGCGCATACAACGCCACTTCACCGGACAAGCAGTTGCGCTACGCCAACCAAATCTACGCGCGCTGGCAGGCATTGCAGCGCGCTGGTGCCAGTCATTGA
- a CDS encoding toxin co-regulated pilus biosynthesis Q family protein: MRSLLSHKRMAVIAMAACTFVSSVHAGTRTQSVDGDGWQPLGSSVRKASVAGQANRNGASDPNTLVAAASALASTSPEPAVSVTSVPSNRPFELIADESVEQQLLEWARRAGWKVLWRVQDAWVVPGNKSYGDDFESAVKRVTEDLAANGTDVLGDSWRGNHTIVITQNGAAEQ; this comes from the coding sequence ATGAGAAGCCTTCTTTCCCACAAGCGCATGGCCGTCATCGCGATGGCTGCATGCACCTTCGTTTCCTCCGTCCACGCGGGGACCCGTACCCAGAGCGTTGACGGCGATGGTTGGCAGCCGCTTGGCAGCAGTGTTCGCAAAGCAAGCGTCGCTGGCCAAGCCAATCGCAACGGAGCCTCCGATCCCAACACGCTCGTCGCCGCGGCTTCCGCGTTGGCGAGTACCTCACCTGAACCAGCAGTGTCAGTCACGTCCGTTCCCTCAAATAGGCCGTTCGAACTCATCGCCGACGAGTCAGTAGAGCAGCAATTGCTTGAGTGGGCGAGGCGCGCGGGTTGGAAGGTCTTGTGGAGGGTGCAGGACGCATGGGTAGTGCCGGGCAATAAATCCTATGGCGATGACTTTGAATCTGCTGTGAAGCGCGTCACGGAAGACTTGGCAGCCAACGGAACAGACGTGCTCGGCGACAGCTGGCGCGGCAACCACACGATCGTTATCACCCAGAACGGAGCAGCTGAGCAATGA